A stretch of Saccharomyces cerevisiae S288C chromosome IV, complete sequence DNA encodes these proteins:
- the SIR4 gene encoding chromatin-silencing protein SIR4 (SIR protein involved in assembly of silent chromatin domains; silent information regulator (SIR) along with SIR2 and SIR3; involved in assembly of silent chromatin domains at telomeres and the silent mating-type loci; some SIR4 alleles prolong lifespan; required for Ku-mediated telomerase recruitment, telomere lengthening, and telomere hypercluster formation in quiescent yeast cells) translates to MPNDNKTPNRSSTPKFTKKPVTPNDKIPEREEKSNEVKTPKIPLFTFAKSKNYSRPSTAIHTSPHQPSDVKPTSHKQLQQPKSSPLKKNNYNSFPHSNLEKISNSKLLSLLRSKTSAGRIESNNPSHDASRSLASFEQTAFSRHAQQQTSTFNSKPVRTIVPISTSQTNNSFLSGVKSLLSEEKIRDYSKEILGINLANEQPVLEKPLKKGSADIGASVISLTKDKSIRKDTVEEKKEEKLNIGKNFAHSDSLSVPKVSAGDSGISPEESKARSPGIAKPNAIQTEVYGINEESTNERLEINQEKPVKLDENSANSTVASALDTNGTSATTETLTSKKIVPSPKKVAIDQDKITLHDEKTLAPSKHQPITSEQKMKEDADLKRMEILKSPHLSKSPADRPQGRRNSRNFSTRDEETTKLAFLVEYEGQENNYNSTSRSTEKKNDMNTSAKNKNGENKKIGKRPPEIMSTEAHVNKVTEETTKQIQSVRIDGRKVLQKVQGESHIDSRNNTLNVTPSKRPQLGEIPNPMKKHKPNEGRTPNISNGTINIQKKLEPKEIVRDILHTKESSNEAKKTIQNPLNKSQNTALPSTHKVTQKKDIKIGTNDLFQVESAPKISSEIDRENVKSKDEPVSKAVESKSLLNLFSNVLKAPFIKSESKPFSSDALSKEKANFLETIASTEKPENKTDKVSLSQPVSASKHEYSDNFPVSLSQPSKKSFANHTEDEQIEKKKICRGRMNTIITHPGKMELVYVSDSDDSSSDNDSLTDLESLSSGESNEIKVTNDLDTSAEKDQIQAGKWFDPVLDWRKSDRELTKNILWRIADKTTYDKETITDLIEQGIPKHSYLSGNPLTSVTNDICSVENYETSSAFFYQQVHKKDRLQYLPLYAVSTFENTNNTEKNDVTNKNINIGKHSQEQNSSSAKPSQIPTVSSPLGFEETKLSTTPTKSNRRVSHSDTNSSKPKNTKENLSKSSWRQEWLANLKLISVSLVDEFPSELSDSDRQIINEKMQLLKDIFANNLKSAISNNFRESDIIILKGEIEDYPMSSEIKIYYNELQNKPDAKKARFWSFMKTQRFVSNMGFDIQKSCEPVSISTSVKPHVVEPEHMADAKIMPKDILQITKKPLMVKNVKPSSPPDVKSLVQLSTMETKTLPEKKQFDSIFNSNKAKIIPGNGKHASENISLSFSRPASYGYFSVGKRVPIVEDRRVKQLDDITDSNTTEILTSVDVLGTHSQTGTQQSNMYTSTQKTELEIDNKDSVTECSKDMKEDGLSFVDIVLSKAASALDEKEKQLAVANEIIRSLSDEVMRNEIRITSLQGDLTFTKKCLENARSQISEKDAKINKLMEKDFQVNKEIKPY, encoded by the coding sequence ATGCCAAATGACAATAAGACACCCAATAGGTCCAGCACTCCCAAGTTTACTAAAAAACCAGTAACCCCGAATGATAAAATTCctgaaagagaagaaaaatccaATGAAGTGAAGACACCTAAAATTCCATTATTCACGTTTGCCAAAAGCAAAAACTATTCAAGGCCGTCAACCGCAATTCATACCTCACCTCATCAACCAAGTGATGTAAAACCGACTTCCCATAAACAGTTGCAACAGCCAAAATCCTCAccactgaaaaaaaataactatAATTCTTTTCCTCACTCAAAtctggaaaaaataagcaaCAGCAAACTACTCTCCCTTCTTCGGTCCAAAACGTCAGCAGGAAGAATTGAATCAAACAATCCTTCACATGATGCTAGCAGGTCTCTAGCAAGTTTTGAACAAACAGCATTTTCCCGGCATGCGCAGCAACAAACTTCTACCTTCAATTCAAAGCCTGTACGTACCATAGTACCGATATCAACATCACAAACCAATAACTCATTTTTATCAGGAGTAAAAAGCTTACTAAGTGAAGAGAAAATAAGGGATTACTCTAAAGAGATTCTAGGCATAAACTTGGCAAACGAACAGCCTGTTTTAGAGAAGCCACTTAAAAAAGGATCAGCAGACATCGGCGCCTCTGTGATTTCTTTGACCAAGGACAAATCTATCAGGAAAGATACcgtagaagaaaaaaaagaagaaaagttgaATATAGGTAAAAACTTTGCCCATTCTGATTCACTATCAGTTCCGAAGGTTAGTGCCGGTGACAGTGGTATATCACCGGAGGAGAGCAAGGCAAGAAGTCCTGGAATTGCAAAACCGAATGCCATACAAACAGAAGTGTATGGAATAAATGAGGAATCTACTAACGAGCGTTTAGAAataaatcaagaaaaaccAGTAAAATTAGATGAGAATAGTGCAAATAGTACGGTCGCATCGGCCTTAGATACCAATGGGACGTCAGCCACGACAGAAACTCTaacatcaaagaagatcGTTCCATCTCCAAAAAAAGTCGCCATTGATCAAGATAAAATAACACTGCACGATGAGAAAACACTTGCACCTTCGAAGCATCAGCCTATAACATCtgaacaaaaaatgaaggaaGACGCCGACCTCAAGAGGATGGAAATCTTAAAGTCACCTCATTTGTCGAAAAGTCCAGCTGACAGACCTCAAGGGCGTAGAAACAGCCGAAATTTTTCCACTAGAGATGAAGAAACTACAAAACttgcttttcttgttgaatATGAAGGCCAAGAAAACAACTATAACTCTACTTCTCGAAGcacagaaaagaaaaatgatatGAACACTTCTgcaaagaataaaaatggtgaaaacaagaaaattggTAAGAGGCCGCCTGAAATCATGAGCACTGAAGCTCACGTAAACAAAGTAACCGAAGAAACCACAAAGCAGATACAGAGTGTACGAATAGATGGTCGAAAAGTGCTTCAAAAAGTACAAGGAGAATCCCACATTGATTCGAGAAACAATACCCTGAATGTTACACCATCAAAGAGGCCCCAGCTAGGAGAAATACCGAATCCTATGAAAAAGCATAAGCCTAATGAAGGGCGAACTCCAAATATCTCAAACGGTACAATAAAcatccaaaagaaattagaGCCTAAGGAAATTGTGCGAGATATTTTGCATACGAAAGAATCATCAAATGAGGCTAAGAAAACTATTCAAAACCCTTTAAATAAATCACAAAACACTGCTCTTCCTTCCACACATAAAGTtacacaaaaaaaagatataaaaattGGAACTAATGACCTTTTTCAGGTTGAATCTGCTCCAAAAATATCCTCAGAGATTGACCGGGAGAATGTTAAATCAAAGGATGAACCGGTTTCCAAGGCTGTTGAAAGCAAATCTTTATtaaatttgttttcaaaCGTACTCAAGGCTCCTTTCATTAAAAGTGAAAGCAAACCTTTTTCTAGTGATGCTCtgtcaaaagaaaaagccaattttttggaaactATCGCTTCCACTGAAAAGCCAGAAAATAAGACTGATAAGGTGTCTCTATCTCAGCCAGTTAGTGCAAGTAAGCATGAGTATAGCGATAATTTTCCAGTTTCTCTATCTCAACCTTCAAAGAAATCTTTCGCAAATCATACAGAGGATGagcaaattgaaaaaaagaagatctGCCGTGGGAGAATGAATACGATAATAACTCACCCGGGAAAAATGGAGCTGGTATACGTGTCCGACTCAGAcgattcttcttcagataATGATAGCCTAACTGACTTGGAAAGTTTAAGCTCTGGTGAATCaaatgaaatcaaagtAACTAATGATTTAGATACAAGTGCTGAAAAGGACCAAATTCAGGCAGGCAAATGGTTTGATCCTGTATTGGATTGGCGAAAATCTGATCGTGAATTGACGAAAAACATTCTTTGGAGGATAGCTGATAAAACGACATACgataaagaaacaataaCTGACCTTATTGAACAAGGGATCCCAAAACATAGTTATTTAAGTGGCAATCCATTAACTAGTGTGACTAACGACATTTGCTCTGTTGAAAACTATGAAACATCAAGTGCTTTCTTTTACCAACAAGTGCACAAGAAGGACAGATTACAATATTTGCCATTATATGCAGTTTCTACATTTGAAAACACAAATAacactgaaaaaaatgatgtgaccaataaaaatatcaatataGGGAAACATAGCCAAGAAcaaaattcttcttccgCTAAACCATCCCAAATTCCAACCGTGTCTTCTCCATTAGGATTCGAAGAAACAAAGCTAAGTACCACGCCTACTAAAAGCAATAGAAGAGTGTCGCATAGTGATACTAATTCTAGCAAACCCAAAAACACGAAGGAGAACCTTTCAAAAAGCTCTTGGAGGCAAGAATGGCTTGCAAATTTGAAACTTATTTCCGTTTCGTTGGTTGATGAGTTCCCTTCGGAGCTTTCCGACAGTGATAGACAAATAATTAACGAAAAAATGCAGTTACTTAAAGATATATTTGCTAACAACCTTAAATCAGCAATTTCCAATAATTTTAGAGAGAGTGACATCATTATACTGAAAGGTGAAATAGAAGATTACCCAATGAGTTCTGAAATTAAGATTTACTACAACGAATTACAGAACAAGCCTGATGCAAAAAAAGCCAGATTTTGGTCATTTATGAAGACTCAGAGATTTGTTTCCAACATGGGATTTGATATTCAGAAGTCCTGTGAACCTGTTTCTATATCCACGTCGGTCAAACCACATGTGGTCGAGCCCGAGCATATGGCAGATGCCAAAATTATGCCTAAGGATATACTgcaaattacaaaaaaaccGTTAATGGTTAAAAATGTGAAGCCTTCTTCTCCGCCAGATGTGAAGTCTTTGGTGCAGCTGAGCACAATGGAAACGAAAACCCTACCAGAAAAGAAGCAATTCGACAGTATTTTTAATTCTAACAAAGCAAAAATAATCCCTGGAAATGGGAAGCACGCATCAGAAAACATCTCACTCTCTTTCTCAAGACCTGCGTCCTACGGCTATTTTTCTGTTGGAAAAAGGGTTCCAATCGTTGAAGATCGTCGAGTGAAACAACTCGACGATATAACAGACAGTAATACAACAGAAATTTTAACTAGTGTTGACGTTTTAGGAACACATTCACAAACTGGTACTCAACAATCAAATATGTACACATCAACCCAAAAAACAGAACTTGAAATTGATAATAAGGATAGTGTCACCGAATGTTCGAAGGACATGAAAGAAGATGGTCTTTCCTTTGTGGATATCGTTTTGTCGAAAGCAGCATCGGCGCTggatgaaaaggaaaaacaaTTGGCTGTTGcaaatgaaattattcGGTCTTTGTCAGATGAAGTTATGAGGAATGAAATTAGAATAACTTCACTTCAAGGTGATTTAacttttacaaagaaaTGTCTTGAAAATGCGAGAAGTCAAATATCTGAAAAAGATGCTAAAATTAACAAATTGATGgaaaaagattttcaagTGAATAAGGAGATAAAACCGTATTGA
- the PCF11 gene encoding Pcf11p (mRNA 3' end processing factor; essential component of cleavage and polyadenylation factor IA (CF IA), involved in pre-mRNA 3' end processing and in transcription termination; binds C-terminal domain of largest subunit of RNA pol II (Rpo21p); required for gene looping; relocalizes to the cytosol in response to hypoxia), with translation MDHDTEVIVKDFNSILEELTFNSRPIITTLTKLAEENISCAQYFVDAIESRIEKCMPKQKLYAFYALDSICKNVGSPYTIYFSRNLFNLYKRTYLLVDNTTRTKLINMFKLWLNPNDTGLPLFEGSALEKIEQFLIKASALHQKNLQAMLPTPTVPLLLRDIDKLTCLTSERLKNQPNDEKLKMKLLVLSQLKQELKREKLTLNALKQVQMQLRQVFSQDQQVLQERMRYHELQQQQQQQQQQQQQQQQQQQQYHETKDMVGSYTQNSNSAIPLFGNNSDTTNQQNSLSSSLFGNISGVESFQEIEKKKSLNKINNLYASLKAEGLIYTPPKESIVTLYKKLNGHSNYSLDSHEKQLMKNLPKIPLLNDILSDCKAYFATVNIDVLNNPSLQLSEQTLLQENPIVQNNLIHLLYRSKPNKCSVCGKRFGNSESEKLLQNEHLDWHFRINTRIKGSQNTANTGISNSNLNTTTTRKNIQSRNWYLSDSQWAAFKDDEITSTKHKNDYTDPHANKNIDKSALNIHADENDEGSVDNTLGSDRSNELEIRGKYVVVPETSQDMAFKCPICKETVTGVYDEESGEWVWKNTIEVNGKYFHSTCYHETSQNSSKSNSGKVGLDDLKKLVTK, from the coding sequence ATGGATCACGACACAGAAGTTATAGTCAAGGATTTCAACAGTATTCTTGAAGAATTAACTTTTAACTCGAGACCCATTATTACCACTCTCACGAAGTTagcagaagaaaacatttCGTGTGCtcaatattttgttgaCGCCATTGAGAgtagaattgaaaaatgtaTGCCTAAGCAGAAGCTATACGCTTTTTATGCCTTGGACTCCATTTGTAAGAATGTTGGCAGCCCATACACAATCTACTTCAGTAGAAATTTGTTTAACTTGTACAAAAGAACATACTTATTGGTGGACAACACCACAAGAACAAAACTCATCAATATGTTTAAGCTTTGGTTGAATCCTAATGACACCGGCCTGCCTCTGTTTGAAGGCTCAGCACTGGAGAAAATTGAACAGTTTTTAATAAAGGCCAGTGCTCTCCACCAGAAAAACCTGCAAGCAATGTTACCAACTCCGACTGTTCCCCTCCTATTAAGAGACATTGATAAATTAACTTGTTTAACTAGTGAAAGGCTAAAGAATCAAccaaatgatgaaaaattaaaaatgaaaCTGTTGGTTTTATCTCAGTTGAAACAAGAActgaaaagagaaaaactaACTCTCAATGCTCTGAAACAAGTTCAAATGCAACTAAGGCAGGTCTTCTCACAGGACCAACAAGTTTTGCAGGAAAGAATGAGGTATCACGAACttcagcagcaacagcaacaacagcagcaacagcaacaacaacaacagcagcagcagcagcagtaTCACGAAACTAAGGATATGGTCGGTTCTTACACACAAAACTCTAATTCAGCGATTCCATTGTTTGGAAATAATTCAGATACAACGAACCAACAGAATTCTTTATCTTCCTCTCTTTTTGGTAATATTTCTGGCGTTGaatcttttcaagaaattgagaaaaaaaagtccctaaacaaaatcaataaCCTCTATGCATCTCTTAAGGCTGAAGGGCTCATATATACTCCACCAAAAGAATCCATCGTAACGCTTTATAAAAAGCTAAATGGACACTCAAACTACTCTCTTGATTCACACGAAAAACAATTGATGAAGAACCTGCCAAAGATACCCTTATTAAATGATATTCTTTCTGACTGCAAAGCTTATTTTGCCACGGTTAACATCGACGTTTTGAATAACCCATCCCTGCAGCTGTCCGAACAAActcttcttcaagaaaatcCCATCGTCCAAAATAATCTTATTCACTTATTATACCGATCCAAGCCAAATAAATGTAGCGTGTGTGGTAAGAGATTTGGCAACTcagaaagtgaaaaactACTACAAAATGAGCATTTGGACTGGCATTTCAGAATAAATACAAGAATTAAGGGATCACAAAACACAGCAAATACAGGCATAAGCAACTCTAACTTAAATACAACTACcacaaggaaaaatattcaatcAAGAAACTGGTATTTGAGTGACTCTCAATGGGCAGCCTtcaaagatgatgaaattacCTCCACAAAGCATAAAAATGATTATACTGATCCGCATGCCAATAAAAATATCGATAAAAGTGCCCTAAATATTCACGCtgatgaaaatgacgaAGGCTCTGTAGACAACACTTTAGGAAGTGATAGAAGTAACGAGTTGGAAATACGGGGAAAATATGTTGTTGTACCAGAAACTTCACAAGATATGGCCTTCAAATGTCCAATTTGTAAGGAAACCGTTACTGGCGTTTATGATGAAGAATCTGGTGAATGGGTTTGGAAAAATACTATTGAAGTGAATGGCAAATATTTCCACTCGACATGTTATCATGAAACGTCGCAAAATTCAAGCAAATCTAATAGTGGCAAGGTCGGTTTGGATGACTTAAAGAAATTGGTCACAAAATAA
- the IVY1 gene encoding Ivy1p (Phospholipid-binding protein that interacts with both Ypt7p and Vps33p; may partially counteract the action of Vps33p and vice versa, localizes to the rim of the vacuole as cells approach stationary phase; contains a putative inverse BAR (I-BAR) domain that can mold lipid bilayer membranes into protrusions) — MPDNNTEQLQGSPSSDQRLRVDWDNGNHFDVSPDRYAPHLSEFYPIVNSKRPVASSAGSENNDHLDDMNHLRSSKVYSKARRASSITSGTSTINDLQTLITKRDVKETQEALSTLLRNSNAYSDSLLKTSQNGAEIAHSLENIAKLKGCNDETAEKLLSASGLFYLLSNHQLIMSKYFNDLLGDNLIDDIDEFELQTKIMENKFKAQSKEQSLKLKLQERHNFDISKRKIRNLISYRESLSSLQARLDQLETLKHDFYMDSYELVENTCNKVLSKVATVSRAQVEISENIARKGWSGGGLDELLCDADDPFSKKADGPYGTIGGDGETAGEAYNSDEETGGNDVVLNELLEGTSQPSTSKTSLPKSKGSSTVSTPNHSQSSSNKDGVRNNGGGKNGEDEDTDNLMGTENSFSLPPTRNSAEETTQTFKQLSIKEDNDNHSSDTDGMQDQSSNI, encoded by the coding sequence ATGCCTGACAATAATACGGAGCAATTGCAGGGATCTCCTTCAAGTGACCAGAGACTGAGGGTTGACTGGGACAACGGTAACCATTTTGACGTCTCTCCCGACAGATACGCGCCTCATCTATCTGAATTTTACCCAATTGTAAATAGTAAAAGACCAGTGGCTAGCAGTGCTGGCTCAGAAAATAACGACCATCTGGACGACATGAACCATTTACGTTCATCCAAAGTGTATTCAAAGGCCCGTCGGGCATCGAGCATAACTTCTGGTACGAGCACAATAAACGACTTGCAAACGCTAATCACAAAGAGAGATGTGAAAGAGACCCAGGAAGCCCTATCGACATTACTCAGGAACTCGAATGCTTATTCGGATTCGTTATTAAAGACATCTCAGAATGGGGCAGAAATTGCCCATTCCTTAGAAAACATTGCCAAGTTGAAGGGTTGCAATGATGAAACGGCGGAGAAACTATTGAGTGCCAGTGGGTTATTCTACCTTTTATCTAATCATCAGCTTATAATGTCAAAGTATTTCAATGACTTGTTGGGAGATAATTTAATTgatgatattgatgaattcgAATTACAGACCAAGATAATGGAGAACAAGTTCAAAGCACAAAGCAAAGAGCAAAGtttaaaattgaaattgcAGGAAAGACATAACTTCGATATctcgaaaagaaaaataaggaaTTTAATCTCATACCGAGAGAGCCTTTCTAGCTTGCAAGCAAGGTTAGATCAACTGGAGACACTAAAGCACGATTTTTACATGGATTCATACGAACTTGTGGAAAATACATGCAACAAAGTACTCAGCAAAGTTGCCACGGTATCTAGGGCACAAGTGgaaatttctgaaaatattgCAAGGAAAGGTTGGTCTGGAGGCGGGCTAGACGAACTACTTTGTGATGCAGACGACCCCTTCAGCAAAAAAGCAGATGGGCCATACGGGACCATCGGTGGTGATGGAGAGACTGCTGGAGAAGCATACAACAGCGATGAGGAAACGGGTGGGAATGACGTGGTGCTCAATGAACTACTAGAAGGAACCAGCCAACCTTCCACATCAAAAACATCTTTACCCAAATCCAAGGGGTCCTCAACGGTATCCACACCGAATCATTCACAGTCAAGTTCAAACAAGGACGGGGTACGAAACAATGGCGGCGGCAAAAATGGCGAAGATGAGGATACAGACAATTTGATGGGAACagaaaattcattttctttaccGCCTACGAGAAACTCTGCCGAGGAAACCACACAAACGTTTAAACAATTGTCCattaaagaagataatgacAATCACAGCAGCGATACGGACGGCATGCAAGACCAGTCAAgtaatatataa
- the COX20 gene encoding Cox20p (Mitochondrial inner membrane protein; required for proteolytic processing of Cox2p and its assembly into cytochrome c oxidase): MRWWPWSNQTEDQKQQQQPQGKADGDRVLTNYSRGQKILLEDTPPKFADDLSNSQLAKKQERATLKEAWDSIRWSDFSLQKLTSIPCFRDAGMLGFSSMFLMGSIIFIYHKSPTKATNWAMSSLILGSIVGWEQCRLKRQKSFQIAQLAKETVAKKEKPMLHNVPHDPSLPGQWEAAKNEKQSQFEQSNQNLSQASSEKKWYKFW; encoded by the coding sequence ATGCGTTGGTGGCCGTGGTCAAATCAGACAGAAGATCAaaagcagcagcaacaaccGCAGGGTAAAGCAGATGGTGATCGCGTGCTGACAAATTACTCGCGGGGTCAAAAGATCCTCTTAGAAGACACTCCACCCAAGTTTGCCGATGACTTGTCCAATTCTCAGTTGGCCAAGAAGCAAGAACGGGCTACTTTGAAAGAGGCTTGGGACTCGATCAGATGGAGTGATTTTAGTTTGCAGAAGCTGACTTCAATCCCGTGCTTCAGAGACGCGGGCATGCTCGGGTTTTCCAGCATGTTCTTGATGGGAtctattatatttatataccATAAGAGCCCGACTAAGGCCACGAATTGGGCGATGAGCTCTCTGATACTGGGCTCGATTGTCGGATGGGAGCAATGTAGGCTAAAGAGACAAAAAAGTTTCCAGATCGCACAATTGGCAAAGGAAACCGTGgcgaaaaaggaaaaaccAATGCTCCATAATGTCCCTCATGACCCATCTCTGCCGGGGCAATGGGAGGCCGccaaaaatgaaaagcaGAGTCAGTTTGAACAAAGTAACCAGAATTTATCTCAGGCCTCCTCTGAGAAGAAATGGTACAAGTTCTGGTGA